In Populus alba chromosome 1, ASM523922v2, whole genome shotgun sequence, a single window of DNA contains:
- the LOC118039064 gene encoding allantoate deiminase 2 isoform X1 — MITPLLFLQLCVLSIVLPTTSSAFVLSDGIFEGREDDLFAEILRDEAVSRLIQLGKVSDADGYLERTFMSPASVRAANLIRAWMEDAGLTTWVDSMGNVHGRVEGLNASAEALLIGSHLDTVVDAGIFDGSLGIISAISALKVLKSNGTLTNLIRPVEVIAFSDEEGVRFQSTFLGSAAVAGILPVSALQISDKSGVNVQDALKENSIAITEESLFQLKYDPQSVWGYIEVHIEQGPVLEWVGFPLGVVKGIAGQTRLKVTVRGSQGHAGTVPMSLRQDPMAASAELIMLLESLCKNPKDFLSYDGHCNDFTVESLSNSLVCTVGEISTWPSASNVIPGQVTFTVDLRAMDNMGREAVLYELSNRMYEICERRSVSCIIERKHDANAVICDSELTSELKFAANAALKRITGEIQDEVPVLMSGAGHDAMAMSHLTKVGMLFVRCRGGVSHSPAEHVLDDDVWAAGLSILAFLETHM, encoded by the exons ATGATAACTCCCCTGCTGTTCCTGCAGCTCTGTGTCTTATCAATAGTGTTGCCAACAACTAGTTCTGCTTTCGTGCTCTCTG ATGGTATTTTTGAAGGTAGAGAGGATGATTTATTCGCTGAAATCTTGAGAGATGAGGCCGTGTCAAGACTCATTCAACTTGGAAAG GTGAGTGATGCTGATGGCTATCTTGAGAGGACATTCATGAGCCCAGCTTCTGTGAGGGCAGCGAATCTTATTCGCGCTTGGATGGAGGACGCTGGTTTGACGAC ATGGGTGGACTCTATGGGCAATGTACATGGTCGAGTTGAGGGATTGAATGCAAGTGCTGAGGCTCTATTGATTGGTTCTCATTTG GATACTGTTGTTGATGCTGGGATATTTGATGGGTCACTAGGTATAATCTCAGCAATATCAGCTTTAAAGGTTTTGAAAAGCAATGGAACTTTGACAAATCTTATACGGCCAGTCGAG GTCATTGCATTTAGTGATGAGGAGGGAGTGAGATTTCAATCTACTTTCCTAGGCAGTGCTGCTGTAGCCGGTATATTACCAGTTTCAGCATTGCAGATATCTGATAAGAG TGGTGTCAATGTCCAAGATGCTCTGAAGGAGAATTCCATTGCAATCACAGAAGAAAGTCTATTTCAGCTCAAGTATGATCCACAATCTGTTTGGGGTTACATTGAG GTTCACATCGAACAAGGACCGGTACTAGAATGGGTTGGTTTTCCCCTCGGTGTGGTTAAAGGCATTGCTGGGCAAACAAGGCTAAAG GTCACAGTGAGAGGTTCACAAGGACATGCTGGAACAGTCCCGATGTCCTTGCGTCAGGACCCCATGGCTGCTTCTGCTGAATTAATCATGTTGTTGGAAAGTTTATgcaaaaatccaaaggatttTTTATCTTATGATGGTCATTGCAATGATTTCACAGTGGAATCTCTTTCTAATTCCCTTGTCTGTACTGTTGGCGAGATATCCACCTGGCCAAGTGCAAGCAATGTCATTCCAGGCCAG GTTACCTTTACTGTGGATTTACGTGCAATGGATAACATGGGACGTGAAGCTGTTCTTTATGAACTATCTAATAGAATGTATGAAATATGTGAGAGGCGTTCTGTTTCTTGCATCATTGAACGTAAG CATGATGCAAATGCAGTGATCTGTGATTCAGAACTAACTTCAGAGCTGAAGTTTGCAGCCAATGCTGCTCTCAAGAGAATAACCGGCGAAATTCAAGATGAAGTTCCCGTGCTAATGAGTGGAGCAGGACACGACGCCATGGCAATGTCTCATCTAACAAAG GTTGGAATGCTATTTGTCCGCTGTCGTGGAGGCGTAAGCCACTCTCCTGCAGAGCATGTGCTGGATGATGATGTTTGGGCTGCTGGTTTGTCAATCTTAGCATTTCTCGAGACGCACatgtaa
- the LOC118039064 gene encoding allantoate deiminase 2 isoform X2: MITPLLFLQLCVLSIVLPTTSSAFVLSGREDDLFAEILRDEAVSRLIQLGKVSDADGYLERTFMSPASVRAANLIRAWMEDAGLTTWVDSMGNVHGRVEGLNASAEALLIGSHLDTVVDAGIFDGSLGIISAISALKVLKSNGTLTNLIRPVEVIAFSDEEGVRFQSTFLGSAAVAGILPVSALQISDKSGVNVQDALKENSIAITEESLFQLKYDPQSVWGYIEVHIEQGPVLEWVGFPLGVVKGIAGQTRLKVTVRGSQGHAGTVPMSLRQDPMAASAELIMLLESLCKNPKDFLSYDGHCNDFTVESLSNSLVCTVGEISTWPSASNVIPGQVTFTVDLRAMDNMGREAVLYELSNRMYEICERRSVSCIIERKHDANAVICDSELTSELKFAANAALKRITGEIQDEVPVLMSGAGHDAMAMSHLTKVGMLFVRCRGGVSHSPAEHVLDDDVWAAGLSILAFLETHM; the protein is encoded by the exons ATGATAACTCCCCTGCTGTTCCTGCAGCTCTGTGTCTTATCAATAGTGTTGCCAACAACTAGTTCTGCTTTCGTGCTCTCTG GTAGAGAGGATGATTTATTCGCTGAAATCTTGAGAGATGAGGCCGTGTCAAGACTCATTCAACTTGGAAAG GTGAGTGATGCTGATGGCTATCTTGAGAGGACATTCATGAGCCCAGCTTCTGTGAGGGCAGCGAATCTTATTCGCGCTTGGATGGAGGACGCTGGTTTGACGAC ATGGGTGGACTCTATGGGCAATGTACATGGTCGAGTTGAGGGATTGAATGCAAGTGCTGAGGCTCTATTGATTGGTTCTCATTTG GATACTGTTGTTGATGCTGGGATATTTGATGGGTCACTAGGTATAATCTCAGCAATATCAGCTTTAAAGGTTTTGAAAAGCAATGGAACTTTGACAAATCTTATACGGCCAGTCGAG GTCATTGCATTTAGTGATGAGGAGGGAGTGAGATTTCAATCTACTTTCCTAGGCAGTGCTGCTGTAGCCGGTATATTACCAGTTTCAGCATTGCAGATATCTGATAAGAG TGGTGTCAATGTCCAAGATGCTCTGAAGGAGAATTCCATTGCAATCACAGAAGAAAGTCTATTTCAGCTCAAGTATGATCCACAATCTGTTTGGGGTTACATTGAG GTTCACATCGAACAAGGACCGGTACTAGAATGGGTTGGTTTTCCCCTCGGTGTGGTTAAAGGCATTGCTGGGCAAACAAGGCTAAAG GTCACAGTGAGAGGTTCACAAGGACATGCTGGAACAGTCCCGATGTCCTTGCGTCAGGACCCCATGGCTGCTTCTGCTGAATTAATCATGTTGTTGGAAAGTTTATgcaaaaatccaaaggatttTTTATCTTATGATGGTCATTGCAATGATTTCACAGTGGAATCTCTTTCTAATTCCCTTGTCTGTACTGTTGGCGAGATATCCACCTGGCCAAGTGCAAGCAATGTCATTCCAGGCCAG GTTACCTTTACTGTGGATTTACGTGCAATGGATAACATGGGACGTGAAGCTGTTCTTTATGAACTATCTAATAGAATGTATGAAATATGTGAGAGGCGTTCTGTTTCTTGCATCATTGAACGTAAG CATGATGCAAATGCAGTGATCTGTGATTCAGAACTAACTTCAGAGCTGAAGTTTGCAGCCAATGCTGCTCTCAAGAGAATAACCGGCGAAATTCAAGATGAAGTTCCCGTGCTAATGAGTGGAGCAGGACACGACGCCATGGCAATGTCTCATCTAACAAAG GTTGGAATGCTATTTGTCCGCTGTCGTGGAGGCGTAAGCCACTCTCCTGCAGAGCATGTGCTGGATGATGATGTTTGGGCTGCTGGTTTGTCAATCTTAGCATTTCTCGAGACGCACatgtaa
- the LOC118039064 gene encoding allantoate deiminase 2 isoform X3 encodes MSPASVRAANLIRAWMEDAGLTTWVDSMGNVHGRVEGLNASAEALLIGSHLDTVVDAGIFDGSLGIISAISALKVLKSNGTLTNLIRPVEVIAFSDEEGVRFQSTFLGSAAVAGILPVSALQISDKSGVNVQDALKENSIAITEESLFQLKYDPQSVWGYIEVHIEQGPVLEWVGFPLGVVKGIAGQTRLKVTVRGSQGHAGTVPMSLRQDPMAASAELIMLLESLCKNPKDFLSYDGHCNDFTVESLSNSLVCTVGEISTWPSASNVIPGQVTFTVDLRAMDNMGREAVLYELSNRMYEICERRSVSCIIERKHDANAVICDSELTSELKFAANAALKRITGEIQDEVPVLMSGAGHDAMAMSHLTKVGMLFVRCRGGVSHSPAEHVLDDDVWAAGLSILAFLETHM; translated from the exons ATGAGCCCAGCTTCTGTGAGGGCAGCGAATCTTATTCGCGCTTGGATGGAGGACGCTGGTTTGACGAC ATGGGTGGACTCTATGGGCAATGTACATGGTCGAGTTGAGGGATTGAATGCAAGTGCTGAGGCTCTATTGATTGGTTCTCATTTG GATACTGTTGTTGATGCTGGGATATTTGATGGGTCACTAGGTATAATCTCAGCAATATCAGCTTTAAAGGTTTTGAAAAGCAATGGAACTTTGACAAATCTTATACGGCCAGTCGAG GTCATTGCATTTAGTGATGAGGAGGGAGTGAGATTTCAATCTACTTTCCTAGGCAGTGCTGCTGTAGCCGGTATATTACCAGTTTCAGCATTGCAGATATCTGATAAGAG TGGTGTCAATGTCCAAGATGCTCTGAAGGAGAATTCCATTGCAATCACAGAAGAAAGTCTATTTCAGCTCAAGTATGATCCACAATCTGTTTGGGGTTACATTGAG GTTCACATCGAACAAGGACCGGTACTAGAATGGGTTGGTTTTCCCCTCGGTGTGGTTAAAGGCATTGCTGGGCAAACAAGGCTAAAG GTCACAGTGAGAGGTTCACAAGGACATGCTGGAACAGTCCCGATGTCCTTGCGTCAGGACCCCATGGCTGCTTCTGCTGAATTAATCATGTTGTTGGAAAGTTTATgcaaaaatccaaaggatttTTTATCTTATGATGGTCATTGCAATGATTTCACAGTGGAATCTCTTTCTAATTCCCTTGTCTGTACTGTTGGCGAGATATCCACCTGGCCAAGTGCAAGCAATGTCATTCCAGGCCAG GTTACCTTTACTGTGGATTTACGTGCAATGGATAACATGGGACGTGAAGCTGTTCTTTATGAACTATCTAATAGAATGTATGAAATATGTGAGAGGCGTTCTGTTTCTTGCATCATTGAACGTAAG CATGATGCAAATGCAGTGATCTGTGATTCAGAACTAACTTCAGAGCTGAAGTTTGCAGCCAATGCTGCTCTCAAGAGAATAACCGGCGAAATTCAAGATGAAGTTCCCGTGCTAATGAGTGGAGCAGGACACGACGCCATGGCAATGTCTCATCTAACAAAG GTTGGAATGCTATTTGTCCGCTGTCGTGGAGGCGTAAGCCACTCTCCTGCAGAGCATGTGCTGGATGATGATGTTTGGGCTGCTGGTTTGTCAATCTTAGCATTTCTCGAGACGCACatgtaa